A window from Synechococcus sp. RSCCF101 encodes these proteins:
- a CDS encoding EAL domain-containing protein gives MNANQPSGKSEGVDRNRFREIVDGIPAAVFQYRRYASGHDSVSYTNKGCEDLSEIPADQVSSDATPLWDLVVQDDVIGLYRSIKTSARELTFWKHEWRIKTPSGRLKWLNGTGTPTRQENGDTIWDSVIIDVTSERQSQLRMDGFFNQQMSLNIIADGNWKILRANEAWSDHHKPKGTSRLTGASLINLVHDEDKEQFNRLRENRLESPEGQPCQFRLLLDGDSYVYLNASVAYSETEELFYMVAQDVTELKQSHERLRRASTVFNRTSEGILITSPDGEIREVNDSFLQITGYKREEIIGQNPRVLKSGRHSTSFYQDLWRSVREHGSWSGEIWNRRKDGTVYPQLLSINAVTDDKGMTEEYIGICADVSNVKRDKEMLEFLAHHDPLTGLPNRLLFDSRLSLSMQLAARNQTQLAVAFLDLDHFKNINDTLGHAAGDELLLQISKRLGSSVRSSDCVARISGDEFVILLTETKGPENVSQIIQMIRGIFEKPFVLPGLETHVTASIGVALYPDDGNTSSELLANADAAMYHAKENGRNNYLFYSPAFTERAYEHLFLESAIRDAIAERQFFLAYQPQVSLSSGKTTGLEALLRWRHPKKGIITPTRFIPVAEQTGLIRPLGVLVLKMACTQAKAWIDAGVPIGRIAVNVAAQQFHHHDFVSDVREALNESGLQPDRLELELTERFVMHLDETSVAQLKALRALGIMISIDDFGTGYSSLIYLKTLPVDKIKVDQSFVRDIPEDRDDVAIADAVIALGSALDLLVIAEGVETTEQLAHLKGRSCAQGQGYFFSRPLKAEAVPGFLSRQD, from the coding sequence ATGAACGCGAACCAACCGAGTGGAAAGTCAGAGGGCGTAGATCGGAATAGATTCCGTGAGATTGTTGACGGTATTCCAGCTGCTGTCTTCCAGTATCGACGCTATGCAAGCGGTCATGACTCAGTTTCTTACACCAATAAAGGTTGTGAGGATCTTTCGGAGATTCCTGCTGATCAAGTGTCCTCAGATGCAACCCCTCTATGGGATCTAGTCGTTCAGGACGACGTGATCGGGCTCTACAGATCGATTAAGACCTCTGCTCGTGAACTCACCTTTTGGAAGCACGAGTGGAGAATCAAGACCCCTTCAGGCAGGCTAAAATGGCTCAATGGAACTGGGACGCCAACTCGCCAGGAGAATGGCGATACGATTTGGGACAGTGTGATTATTGACGTCACATCTGAGCGTCAGAGCCAGCTCCGTATGGATGGCTTCTTTAATCAGCAGATGTCCCTTAATATCATTGCCGACGGCAATTGGAAAATACTGCGAGCCAACGAAGCCTGGTCAGATCATCACAAGCCAAAGGGGACTAGCCGATTAACAGGTGCGTCACTTATCAACCTTGTCCATGATGAGGACAAAGAGCAGTTCAACAGACTACGCGAGAACAGGCTGGAGAGTCCAGAGGGACAACCCTGTCAGTTCCGTCTGCTCCTTGATGGTGATTCTTATGTCTACCTCAACGCGTCTGTTGCGTATTCAGAGACCGAAGAACTCTTTTATATGGTGGCTCAGGACGTAACTGAGCTAAAGCAGTCCCATGAGCGACTTAGGCGTGCGTCAACCGTCTTCAACAGAACATCAGAAGGGATTCTGATTACGAGTCCCGACGGCGAAATCAGGGAAGTCAACGACTCGTTCCTGCAAATCACAGGATACAAGAGAGAGGAGATCATTGGTCAGAATCCAAGAGTCCTGAAGTCGGGTCGTCATTCGACTTCCTTCTATCAGGATCTCTGGAGATCAGTCCGTGAACACGGAAGCTGGAGTGGGGAGATCTGGAACCGACGGAAGGATGGCACAGTCTACCCCCAGCTCCTAAGCATCAACGCCGTCACCGACGACAAAGGCATGACTGAGGAATACATAGGCATCTGTGCCGACGTGAGCAATGTTAAGCGCGACAAGGAGATGCTTGAGTTTCTCGCACACCATGATCCACTGACCGGGCTCCCCAATCGTTTGCTGTTTGACTCGAGGCTGAGCCTTAGCATGCAGCTAGCTGCTCGAAACCAGACACAACTGGCAGTCGCATTTCTAGACTTAGATCATTTTAAAAACATTAACGACACCTTGGGGCACGCTGCGGGAGATGAGCTGCTTTTGCAGATCTCGAAGCGACTCGGCAGCTCAGTCCGATCAAGTGACTGCGTTGCACGCATCAGCGGCGATGAGTTTGTCATCTTGCTGACCGAAACAAAGGGGCCAGAGAATGTTTCCCAGATTATCCAGATGATCCGAGGCATTTTTGAGAAGCCATTTGTATTACCTGGACTGGAGACACACGTTACTGCAAGCATTGGCGTTGCACTGTATCCCGATGACGGCAACACGTCATCCGAGTTGTTGGCCAACGCCGATGCAGCGATGTACCACGCGAAGGAGAACGGTAGAAACAATTATCTCTTTTACTCTCCCGCGTTCACAGAGAGGGCCTATGAACACCTGTTCCTGGAATCCGCAATTCGAGATGCCATTGCCGAGAGGCAGTTCTTCTTGGCGTATCAACCGCAGGTCAGCCTGTCTAGCGGAAAGACAACAGGGCTAGAGGCTCTTCTCCGCTGGAGGCATCCTAAGAAGGGAATCATCACTCCTACGCGTTTTATACCTGTGGCTGAGCAGACTGGACTGATCAGGCCCCTAGGCGTTCTTGTTCTTAAGATGGCATGCACTCAGGCAAAGGCCTGGATCGATGCTGGAGTTCCCATCGGTCGTATAGCGGTCAATGTCGCGGCCCAACAGTTTCACCATCACGACTTTGTCTCCGATGTGAGAGAGGCGCTCAACGAATCCGGACTCCAGCCAGACCGGCTGGAGCTTGAGTTGACAGAGAGGTTTGTGATGCACCTTGATGAAACCTCGGTAGCTCAGCTCAAGGCTTTAAGGGCTCTGGGGATAATGATCTCAATTGATGACTTTGGGACGGGTTACTCCTCGCTGATTTATCTCAAGACTCTGCCAGTCGACAAGATCAAGGTCGATCAGTCTTTTGTGAGAGACATACCAGAGGATAGAGACGATGTTGCAATCGCAGATGCCGTTATTGCTCTTGGTTCTGCTCTGGACCTGCTTGTTATTGCAGAAGGGGTTGAGACTACGGAACAGCTTGCTCATCTGAAAGGGAGATCCTGCGCCCAGGGGCAAGGGTACTTCTTCAGTAGACCCCTCAAAGCCGAGGCTGTTCCCGGCTTCCTTAGCAGGCAGGACTGA
- a CDS encoding integrase core domain-containing protein, producing MSCRAIGLNHIRTRPYTPRTNGKTERFIQMLCRECAYAMALQNSEERNRWRPRCLSIYNQLRKHAGFGSVLDNGLEFLNDRFDMNGSLPSSGRVQQHCDTLRSPSCFDS from the coding sequence GTGTCATGTAGGGCCATCGGGCTCAATCACATCCGGACCAGGCCGTACACCCCCAGGACCAACGGCAAGACAGAGCGATTCATCCAGATGCTTTGCCGAGAGTGTGCATACGCCATGGCCCTTCAGAACTCGGAGGAGCGCAACCGTTGGCGGCCTCGCTGCCTGTCGATCTATAACCAGCTGAGGAAGCACGCCGGCTTCGGCTCTGTGCTTGATAACGGATTGGAGTTCCTGAATGATAGATTCGATATGAATGGATCGCTACCTTCTTCTGGTCGCGTGCAACAGCATTGTGACACGTTACGTTCACCCTCCTGCTTTGATTCATGA
- a CDS encoding DUF1353 domain-containing protein, with amino-acid sequence MSSHYQGKFSFIFDRNRLPLLKPILLPTTEKGALGRIWAASRRRSFTLEYEWKATIANANFASHLNGEIIIPVEHGGKPLEFDGASVPMPWLVGMLSFGVLRPLGILLTASIVHDYAFCAGGLKYSSGDSFRVVTRQEADRLFREIVTDVNEMPFWGFLAWCAVRLGWVIGIKYAGKRFTESPPWLPLVVLFAVITALTLIVNTLGLTTFVLLTVAIYALAYTVRAAID; translated from the coding sequence ATGAGCAGCCACTACCAGGGCAAGTTTAGTTTCATCTTTGACAGGAACAGGCTTCCTTTGCTGAAGCCGATTTTGTTGCCTACAACCGAGAAGGGAGCGTTGGGTCGAATTTGGGCAGCAAGTCGCCGACGATCATTCACTCTTGAATATGAGTGGAAGGCTACGATAGCTAATGCCAACTTCGCGTCTCATCTCAATGGAGAGATTATTATACCTGTTGAGCATGGTGGCAAGCCATTAGAGTTCGACGGAGCTTCAGTCCCGATGCCTTGGCTCGTTGGAATGCTCAGCTTCGGGGTCTTGCGTCCCCTTGGTATTCTTCTGACGGCCTCGATCGTTCACGACTACGCTTTCTGCGCAGGTGGGCTTAAGTATTCGTCCGGTGATTCCTTCCGTGTCGTTACTCGACAAGAAGCGGATAGGCTCTTCCGGGAGATTGTTACAGACGTGAACGAGATGCCCTTCTGGGGTTTCTTGGCTTGGTGTGCCGTCCGACTAGGGTGGGTAATTGGGATCAAGTATGCGGGTAAGCGCTTTACTGAGAGCCCACCTTGGCTCCCACTAGTGGTTCTATTCGCAGTCATCACAGCCCTCACTCTGATTGTCAATACTCTCGGCTTGACGACATTCGTCTTATTGACAGTAGCGATCTATGCACTGGCCTACACCGTACGTGCAGCAATCGACTGA
- a CDS encoding IS3 family transposase (programmed frameshift) — MKRIRHTPEQIIRKLKTAEQLIAQGKTVTEVCRVIEVTQPTYHRWRQQYGGMQAEEAKRLTQLEKENARLKKLLAEAELEKAMLKDLGRGKLLSPERRRRAVVVLQQRYRASERFTCRVVGQNRSTQRHGGRAPGVEETKLRHRLREIAAEHIRWGRRMAHRVLRREGWSVNHKRVQRIWREEGLQRPTPRKQKRARPADGSVRRHRAEHPHQVWAMDFQFDATADGRRLKFLNVIDEHSRLCLAIRVGRRCKARDVVAVLEELTSLYPAPAFIRCDNGPEFIAHALRRWCRTSGTTTATIEPGSPWQNGFAESFNGRFRDEFLNTELFTTAPEAQILADRWRWEYNSLRPHSALQGRTPLEAAQQGAAA; from the exons ATGAAACGAATCCGTCACACTCCAGAGCAGATCATCCGCAAGCTCAAAACCGCCGAGCAGCTGATCGCCCAGGGCAAGACCGTCACCGAGGTCTGCCGCGTGATCGAGGTGACGCAGCCGACCTATCACCGCTGGCGTCAGCAGTACGGCGGCATGCAGGCCGAGGAGGCCAAGCGGCTGACTCAGCTGGAGAAGGAGAACGCTCGGCTCAAAAAGCTGCTGGCAGAGGCGGAACTGGAAAAGGCGATGCTCAAAGATCTTG GCCGAGGGAAACTTCTGAGCCCGGAACGCCGGCGCAGGGCGGTGGTCGTCCTGCAGCAGCGTTACCGGGCATCGGAGCGGTTCACCTGCCGGGTTGTGGGTCAGAACCGCAGCACCCAACGCCATGGCGGCAGGGCCCCTGGGGTCGAGGAGACCAAGCTGCGGCACCGGCTGAGGGAGATCGCCGCTGAGCACATCCGCTGGGGCCGGCGGATGGCCCACCGCGTGCTGCGGCGCGAGGGCTGGAGCGTGAATCACAAGCGGGTGCAACGGATCTGGCGGGAGGAGGGTTTGCAGCGGCCCACCCCCAGAAAGCAGAAGCGGGCACGGCCAGCGGACGGCTCAGTGCGGCGCCACAGGGCCGAGCATCCCCACCAGGTGTGGGCCATGGACTTCCAGTTCGATGCCACGGCCGATGGCCGGCGGCTCAAGTTTCTGAACGTGATCGATGAGCACAGCCGCCTCTGCCTGGCCATCCGGGTGGGCAGGCGCTGCAAGGCCAGGGACGTGGTGGCCGTGCTGGAGGAACTCACCAGCCTCTACCCGGCACCGGCGTTCATCCGGTGCGACAACGGCCCTGAATTCATCGCCCACGCCTTACGGCGTTGGTGCAGGACCAGCGGCACGACAACGGCCACGATCGAGCCAGGTTCCCCGTGGCAGAACGGCTTTGCCGAGTCGTTCAACGGGAGATTCAGGGATGAGTTCCTCAACACCGAGCTGTTCACCACAGCCCCAGAAGCTCAGATCCTGGCCGACCGCTGGCGCTGGGAGTACAACTCCCTCAGGCCGCATTCGGCCCTCCAGGGGCGTACGCCCCTGGAGGCAGCTCAACAAGGAGCTGCTGCATGA
- a CDS encoding type II toxin-antitoxin system PemK/MazF family toxin: MKVIPNAGQIVVCDFGGYREPEIIKHRPVVVISPRPRKVTAWLCTVIPFSTTWRPAGPTNHLVVLSSPLPHPKYPATRMWALCDLPATVSVQDRLTNFSKRTTPGGRRVFQDVFVSKDDLNIIRAKVKAVLGIS; encoded by the coding sequence GTGAAGGTAATACCAAACGCTGGGCAGATTGTTGTCTGCGACTTTGGCGGCTACCGGGAGCCCGAAATCATCAAGCATCGACCCGTTGTCGTTATTTCTCCAAGACCAAGAAAGGTTACTGCGTGGCTATGCACCGTTATTCCATTTAGTACAACCTGGCGCCCCGCAGGACCGACCAATCACCTGGTTGTGCTGAGCAGCCCGCTCCCTCACCCCAAGTATCCAGCAACAAGGATGTGGGCGTTATGTGACCTTCCAGCGACTGTAAGCGTTCAGGACCGCCTGACCAATTTCAGCAAGAGGACCACACCTGGCGGTCGAAGGGTCTTTCAGGATGTCTTCGTCTCCAAAGATGATCTGAATATCATCAGGGCGAAGGTCAAGGCCGTCCTCGGCATCTCATAG